The Xanthomonas sp. CFBP 8443 genome has a window encoding:
- a CDS encoding FeoA family protein, translating into MTLSDMPLRSTALVETVHDRQPNDAIARRLRELGFVAGEQVQVLASGPVGGEPLLVQVGYTRFALRRSEAARVQVRAEAQP; encoded by the coding sequence GTGACGTTGTCCGATATGCCCTTGCGCAGCACCGCCCTCGTCGAAACCGTGCACGACCGCCAGCCCAACGACGCCATCGCGCGGCGCCTGCGCGAGCTGGGCTTCGTCGCCGGCGAGCAGGTGCAGGTGCTGGCGAGTGGCCCCGTCGGCGGCGAACCGTTGCTGGTGCAGGTCGGCTATACGCGCTTCGCCCTGCGCCGCAGCGAGGCGGCGCGGGTGCAGGTCCGCGCCGAGGCGCAGCCATGA
- a CDS encoding ferrous iron transporter B, giving the protein MSANAVPLRLALVGNPNCGKTALFNQLTGSKQKVANYAGVTVERKEGRFRAPSGREFAVLDLPGAYSLQPASLDEAITRDLCRGFYPGEPAPDVLVCVVDATNLRLHLRFALELRELGKPMLVALNMVDAAQRRGIRIDRQALEDALGVPVIETVAVRRNGARALVERLDALAPALPPAVAPAEGQGDYHQQVRRILAAAVSMPTRTSRIDDALDRWLLHPVAGLLTLAVVMFLIFQAVYAWAAPLMELIDGGSKALGAWVGSTLPAGPLNSLLVDGIIAGLGGVVIFLPQILILFAFILALEESGYLPRAAFLLDRMMAAAGLSGRSFIPLLSSFACAVPGIMSTRSIQDPRDRLATILVAPLMTCSARLPVYALLIGAFIPQKQVWGVFNQQGLVLFGLYFAAIASALAVSWTMKKWRRDKGEHPLLLELPSYRVPHLRDLALGLWERAAIFLKRVGGIILALTILLWFLLSFPAAPANATLPAIDYSFAGRIGHAMTTVFAPLGFNWQICIALIPGLAAREVAVASLATVYALSEVDDDAAAQALSPLIHNGWSLATALSLLVWYIYAPMCISTLATIKRETNSWKQMSFAAFYLFALAYLASLVTYQIAVALGAG; this is encoded by the coding sequence ATGAGCGCGAACGCGGTGCCGCTGCGGCTGGCGCTGGTCGGCAATCCGAACTGCGGCAAGACCGCGCTGTTCAACCAGCTCACCGGCAGCAAGCAGAAGGTGGCCAACTACGCCGGGGTCACCGTCGAGCGCAAGGAAGGCCGCTTCCGCGCCCCGTCCGGGCGCGAGTTCGCGGTGCTCGACCTGCCCGGCGCCTACAGCCTGCAGCCGGCCAGCCTGGACGAGGCGATCACCCGCGACCTGTGCCGCGGCTTCTATCCGGGCGAGCCGGCGCCGGACGTGCTGGTGTGCGTGGTCGATGCCACCAATCTGCGCCTGCACCTGCGCTTCGCGCTGGAGCTGCGCGAGCTGGGCAAGCCGATGCTGGTGGCGCTGAACATGGTCGATGCCGCGCAGCGCCGCGGCATCCGCATCGACCGCCAGGCGCTGGAAGACGCGCTCGGCGTGCCGGTGATCGAAACCGTGGCGGTGCGCCGCAACGGCGCCAGGGCGCTGGTCGAGCGGCTCGACGCGCTGGCCCCGGCGCTGCCGCCGGCGGTGGCGCCGGCCGAAGGGCAGGGCGACTACCACCAGCAGGTGCGGCGCATCCTCGCCGCGGCGGTATCGATGCCGACCCGCACCTCGCGCATCGACGACGCGCTGGACCGCTGGCTGCTGCACCCGGTCGCCGGGCTGCTGACCCTGGCGGTGGTGATGTTCCTGATCTTCCAGGCAGTGTATGCCTGGGCCGCGCCATTGATGGAGCTGATCGACGGCGGCAGCAAGGCGCTCGGCGCCTGGGTCGGCAGCACCTTGCCGGCGGGGCCGCTCAACAGCCTGCTGGTCGACGGCATCATCGCCGGCCTCGGCGGGGTGGTGATCTTCCTGCCGCAGATCCTGATCCTGTTCGCCTTCATCCTGGCGCTGGAGGAATCGGGCTACCTGCCGCGCGCGGCGTTCCTGCTCGACCGCATGATGGCCGCCGCCGGGCTGTCCGGGCGCTCGTTCATCCCGCTGCTGTCCAGCTTCGCCTGCGCGGTGCCCGGGATCATGTCCACGCGCAGCATCCAGGACCCGCGCGACCGCCTGGCCACGATCCTGGTCGCGCCGCTGATGACCTGCTCGGCACGGCTGCCGGTGTACGCGCTGCTGATCGGCGCGTTCATCCCGCAGAAGCAGGTCTGGGGGGTGTTCAACCAGCAGGGGCTGGTGCTGTTCGGGCTGTATTTCGCCGCGATCGCCAGTGCGCTGGCGGTGTCGTGGACGATGAAGAAATGGCGCCGCGACAAGGGCGAGCATCCGCTGCTGCTGGAACTGCCCTCGTACCGCGTGCCGCACCTGCGCGACCTGGCGCTGGGCCTGTGGGAGCGCGCGGCGATCTTCCTCAAGCGCGTCGGCGGCATCATCCTGGCGCTGACCATCCTGCTGTGGTTCCTGCTGTCGTTCCCGGCGGCGCCGGCCAACGCCACGCTGCCGGCGATCGACTACAGCTTCGCCGGCCGCATCGGCCACGCGATGACCACGGTGTTCGCGCCGCTGGGCTTCAACTGGCAGATCTGCATCGCGCTGATCCCCGGCCTGGCCGCGCGCGAAGTGGCAGTGGCGTCGCTGGCCACGGTGTACGCGCTGTCGGAAGTCGACGACGATGCCGCCGCGCAGGCGCTGTCGCCGCTGATCCACAATGGCTGGTCGCTGGCCACGGCGCTGTCGCTGCTGGTCTGGTACATCTACGCGCCGATGTGCATCTCCACGCTGGCCACGATCAAGCGCGAGACCAACTCGTGGAAGCAGATGAGCTTCGCCGCGTTCTACCTGTTCGCGCTGGCTTA